The following are from one region of the Zonotrichia leucophrys gambelii isolate GWCS_2022_RI chromosome 1A, RI_Zleu_2.0, whole genome shotgun sequence genome:
- the SLC16A8 gene encoding monocarboxylate transporter 3, which translates to MGRPDPEEGQLPAPVKPPDGGWGWIVLLGCFVITGFSYAFPKAVSVYFKELMKDFHVGYSDTAWISSIMLAMLYGTGPVCSIMVNQFGCRPVMLIGGLLASAGMILASFTTNIIELYLTAGVLTGLGMALNFQPSLIMLGTYFDKRRPLANGLAAAGSPVFLSSLSPLGQVLLEKFGWRGGFLIMGGLLLNCCTCGAVMRPLDMGMKKKMGKAQDKYEAKEMLPIGGKSEEGISTTDGTKKGKKVKKKPKKGKKLLDFSIFSNRGFIIYTISKFILVLGLFVPPILLVNYAKDTGVPDTEAAFLLSIIGFIDIFARPACGMVAGLKWVRPHVAYLFSFSMLFNGLTDICSARASNYTGLVIFCVFFGISYGMVGALQFEVLMAIVGSQKFSSAIGLVLLIEAFAVLIGPPSAGRLVDALKNYEVIFYLAGSEVVLSALFLGVASYCCLNRGKKEPPPENNPTAGAGAGSDTEEAESDVQEAEEHSSDNHQPAHSTDNAVVVASEEANHVAEEQRGEGGGCPAGDGEVLARDGCNADQMVERDSF; encoded by the exons ATGGGGAGACCTGACCCAGAAGAAGGGCAGCTGCCGGCTCCTGTGAAGCCCCCGGATGGTGGCTGGGGCTGGATCGTGCTCCTTGGCTGCTTTGTGATCACCGGCTTCTCCTATGCCTTCCCCAAAGCCGTCAGTGTCTACTTCAAGGAGCTCATGAAAGATTTCCACGTGGGCTACAGTGACACGGCCTGGATCTCTTCCATCATGCTGGCCATGCTCTATGGGACAG GACCAGTGTGCAGCATCATGGTGAACCAGTTTGGCTGCCGGCCCGTGATGCTCATTGGTGGACTGCTGGCTTCTGCTGGCATGATCCTGGCATCTTTTACCACCAACATCATTGAGCTTTATCTGACAGCTGGCGTGCTGACAG GTCTGGGTATGGCACTGAACTTCCAGCCCTCACTGATCATGCTGGGCACCTACTTTGACAAGCGCCGGCCTCTGGCCAATggactggctgctgctgggagccctgtcttcctctcctccctctctcctctgggGCAAGTCCTCCTGGAGAAGTTTGGCTGGCGAGGAGGGTTCCTTATCATGGGGGGCCTTCTGCTTAACTGCTGCACTTGTGGGGCAGTCATGAGACCCCTGGATATGGGCATGAAGAAGAAGATGGGGAAAGCTCAGGACAAATATGAAGCCAAGGAGATGCTGCCCATAGGAGGGAAGTCAGAGGAGGGAATCAGCACCACAGATGGAACCAAGAAAGGCAAGAAAGTCAAGAAGAAGCccaagaaaggaaagaagctTCTGGATTTTAGTATCTTCTCCAACCGAGGGTTTATCATTTACACCATTTCAAAGTTCATCCTGGTCCTGGGTCTCTTCGTGCCCCCCATACTGCTGGTCAACTATGCCAAGGACACAGGCGTCCCGGACACCGAGGCCGCGTTCTTGCTCTCCATCATCGGCTTCATAGACATCTTTGCCCGCCCAGCCTGTGGCATGGTGGCAGGGCTGAAGTGGGTCCGCCCTCACGTGGCCTATCTGTTCAGCTTCTCCATGCTCTTCAACGGCTTGACAGACATCTGCAGCGCCAGGGCCAGCAACTACACGGGGCTGGTCATCTTCTGCGTCTTCTTTGGCATCTCCTACGGCATGGTGGGGGCACTGCAGTTCGAGGTGCTGATGGCCATCGTCGGCTCCCAGAAGTTCTCCAGCGCCATCGGGCTGGTCCTGCTCATCGAGGCTTTCGCCGTGCTCATTGGCCCACCCTCTGCAG GCCGCCTGGTCGATGCTCTCAAGAACTATGAGGTGATCTTCTACCTGGCGGGCTCAGAGGTCGTGCTCTCCGCCCTCTTCCTGGGTGTGGCCAGCTACTGCTGCCTGAACCGAGGGAAGAAGGAGCCTCCCCCCGAGAACAACCCCACtgcgggagcgggagcggggaGCGACACCGAGGAAGCGGAGTCCGACGTGCAGGAAGCCGAGGAGCACAGCAGCGACAACCACCAGCCGGCCCACAGCACCGACAACGCCGTGGTGGTGGCCAGCGAGGAGGCCAACCATGTGGCAGAGGAGCAGCGAGGGGAGGGAGGCGGCTGTCCCGCAGGGGACGGGGAGGTGCTGGCACGGGACGGCTGCAACGCTGACCAGATGGTGGAGAGGGACAGTTTCTAG